In a genomic window of Petrotoga mexicana DSM 14811:
- a CDS encoding putative Se/S carrier-like protein, whose product MSKDMRTTLDLDLVLLNENYQILEIKEMLAKNGVFCKIFPSPKSVLQACAPVICFSSRDKEKAIYILDENGVKYDLVKLEKDIIWELLRT is encoded by the coding sequence ATGAGTAAAGATATGAGAACAACGTTGGATCTTGATTTAGTTTTACTAAATGAAAATTATCAAATATTAGAAATAAAAGAGATGTTAGCGAAGAACGGTGTTTTTTGTAAGATTTTCCCCTCGCCCAAGTCTGTTTTACAAGCTTGTGCACCGGTTATTTGCTTTTCCTCTAGAGATAAAGAAAAAGCCATTTATATATTAGATGAAAATGGAGTTAAATATGATTTAGTTAAATTGGAGAAAGATATTATATGGGAACTATTAAGAACTTAA
- a CDS encoding redox-sensing transcriptional repressor Rex, with protein sequence MKSPKVPKPTIKRLAMYHRLLKELREEGTPKTSSHEIAEALNIKASQVRKDLSYFGEFGKRGVGYDVENLCLKIQKILGTERIWNVAIIGVGNLGRAISHYPELEKYKFKIVAAYDVDKRKINSILLPGVPIKHIKELKNKNNDLGFEIAILTVPSSVAQEVANILIEAGVKGILNFAPVTLNSDDRVVIENVDFVISLKTLTYEIVSKYVQI encoded by the coding sequence ATGAAATCACCCAAAGTGCCTAAACCCACAATAAAAAGGCTAGCAATGTACCACAGACTTTTAAAAGAGTTACGAGAGGAAGGGACGCCAAAAACCTCTTCTCATGAGATTGCTGAGGCTCTTAATATAAAGGCTTCTCAGGTTAGAAAAGATTTATCTTATTTTGGAGAGTTTGGGAAAAGAGGCGTAGGATACGATGTTGAAAATCTGTGTTTAAAGATTCAAAAGATTTTAGGAACAGAAAGAATTTGGAATGTTGCAATTATAGGGGTGGGAAATCTTGGCAGAGCTATTTCTCATTATCCTGAATTAGAAAAATACAAGTTTAAAATAGTTGCAGCGTACGATGTAGATAAAAGAAAAATTAATTCTATTTTGTTACCCGGTGTTCCAATAAAACATATTAAAGAGTTAAAAAATAAAAACAATGATCTTGGTTTTGAAATAGCTATATTAACTGTTCCTTCAAGTGTGGCTCAAGAGGTTGCAAATATATTGATAGAAGCTGGTGTAAAAGGGATATTGAATTTTGCTCCAGTGACTTTGAACTCTGATGATCGTGTTGTTATTGAGAATGTGGATTTTGTTATTTCTCTTAAAACATTAACATATGAAATAGTTAGTAAATACGTACAAATTTGA
- a CDS encoding tetratricopeptide repeat protein, whose product MKNILLIIFLSTLSIFSWALTLEEIENLSKSPATLELSWEYFLEYIIENPSDAKITDTGSLISAKISLFNKYRNYNFANFIISEDLKNFCINLGVLGTNFSIAEEDTNKILFIFPEIVPILNEIFNTGNFEESYYKYLYKLEGLKEHLQVNSYETFIKTTISNSLSSPIYFDEDVEKFIEVFVPANNYILFEKFISESKYLVDEDKYLGAYKLLTFLNKHNSINESVVAYSQLKNYFDLKQRLTLLNDQVFFVEKQELSSFISEVYKVGEDLKSLTIEKNLLYNIFLPLLKALNSKLENIQEKVPVVDENFENLSFSFSEQINAEILKLQMHITRIENLPAVSESVTATLVEQPTDSQEASARRIFVYLLLSILGAFIIIFLYFELYPSYSKINFLCTLKLGRFAAHLAEKLILKNPEDYKAFLILAKSYEVAGKYNASINAYKTALKLKDKTKEGE is encoded by the coding sequence GTGAAAAATATATTATTGATAATCTTTCTTTCTACTCTATCTATTTTTTCATGGGCTTTAACCCTTGAAGAAATAGAAAATCTTTCAAAAAGCCCTGCAACTCTGGAATTGTCATGGGAATATTTTTTAGAGTACATTATAGAAAATCCCAGTGATGCTAAAATTACTGATACAGGTTCGTTAATATCAGCTAAAATCTCTTTGTTTAACAAATATAGAAATTATAATTTTGCCAACTTTATTATTTCTGAAGACCTAAAAAATTTTTGCATTAACTTGGGAGTATTAGGCACTAATTTTTCCATTGCAGAGGAAGATACCAATAAAATTCTGTTCATCTTTCCTGAAATTGTCCCTATTTTGAATGAAATATTTAACACAGGGAATTTTGAAGAATCTTATTATAAATATTTGTATAAATTAGAAGGATTGAAAGAACATTTGCAAGTAAATTCCTATGAAACATTTATCAAAACAACTATAAGTAATTCTCTTTCTTCCCCAATTTATTTCGATGAAGATGTTGAAAAGTTTATTGAAGTTTTCGTACCTGCAAATAATTATATCTTGTTTGAAAAGTTTATTTCTGAATCCAAATATCTAGTCGATGAAGATAAGTACCTAGGAGCATATAAATTACTCACATTTTTAAACAAACACAATTCAATAAATGAATCTGTAGTAGCATATTCTCAACTTAAAAATTATTTTGATTTAAAACAGAGGTTAACTTTATTGAACGATCAGGTTTTCTTTGTCGAGAAACAGGAACTCTCTTCTTTTATATCTGAAGTATACAAAGTTGGAGAGGATTTAAAGTCACTTACTATAGAAAAAAATTTACTTTACAACATATTTTTACCGTTATTAAAAGCTTTAAATTCTAAATTAGAAAATATACAAGAAAAAGTACCGGTCGTTGATGAAAACTTTGAAAACTTATCATTCTCTTTCAGTGAACAAATAAATGCCGAGATTTTGAAACTGCAAATGCATATTACCAGAATAGAAAACTTACCCGCTGTGTCAGAAAGTGTTACAGCAACTTTGGTAGAACAACCAACAGACTCACAAGAAGCATCAGCAAGAAGAATCTTTGTCTATTTACTGCTTTCTATTTTAGGTGCTTTTATTATAATTTTCTTGTATTTTGAATTGTACCCCTCGTATTCAAAAATCAACTTTTTATGTACACTGAAATTAGGTAGGTTTGCTGCTCACTTAGCAGAAAAACTCATTTTAAAAAATCCAGAAGATTATAAGGCTTTTCTAATTTTGGCAAAATCATATGAAGTTGCAGGAAAGTATAACGCATCAATCAACGCTTATAAGACCGCCTTGAAATTAAAAGACAAAACAAAAGAAGGTGAATAA
- the leuS gene encoding leucine--tRNA ligase — MEKTYNPQEIEKKWQRNWQEKDAFKVSNDEYPKKYYDLVMFPYPSGTLHVGHVKNYVIGDVIARYKRMRGYSVLHPFGFDAFGLPAENAAIEKGNIHPEDWTMQNINIIRNQIKKLGISYNWDREVITCKEDYYKWTQWIFLQLYKNGLAYKKKAPVNWCPNCKTVLANEQVVNGKCERCGTVVEIKQLEQWYFKITDYAEKLLNDLEKLSGWPENVKTMQKNWIGKSVGAEVEFKLDNGKGSLRVFTTRPDTLWGVTFMALAPESPLVEELTTPEYSEKVNRFLQKMSLQDRFKRTAEGAEKEGVFTGSYAINPVNGEKIPVYVANYILYEYGTGAIMAVPAHDQRDFEFAKKYELPIRIVITPEDDTLTEEILEKAYVGEGILVNSGEFTGLNNQTAIKKISQWLEDKNIGKVVTQYKLRDWLISRQRYWGAPIPIVYCEKCGVVPVPENDLPVKLPRDVEFEPTGKSPLIDHPDFKETTCPKCGGKAKREVDTMDTFVDSSWYYIRYVNPKLEDKPFNKEDVDNWLPVDQYIGGVEHAILHLLYSRFITKVLKDLGYISFDEPFKNLFTQGMIYRNGAKMSKSKGNVVSPEEMIEKYGTDALRTYILFMAPPERDAEWNDSGIEGAYRFLNRVWNTYMKIQDKINHLENKPNYLLKNKSEKDLRRKLHQTIEKITSDIEGNFQFNTAVSSLMELLNELTSYLNNTDEKDWNLNLLKEFSEDFVLMLSPIAPHISEELWKNLGKDDFIFKASWPKIDKDALKAEEITLAVQINGKLRAQITIDVNFNEDEVKSYALENDKVQKYISGKKIQKIIYVPRKIINIVVK; from the coding sequence ATGGAAAAAACTTACAACCCACAAGAGATAGAGAAAAAATGGCAAAGAAACTGGCAAGAAAAAGATGCTTTTAAAGTGTCGAATGATGAGTACCCAAAAAAATATTATGATTTGGTAATGTTTCCTTATCCGTCAGGGACCCTCCATGTTGGTCATGTAAAAAACTATGTTATTGGTGACGTTATAGCTCGATACAAGAGAATGAGAGGGTATAGCGTCTTGCATCCCTTTGGTTTTGATGCGTTTGGGCTTCCTGCAGAAAATGCTGCGATAGAAAAAGGGAACATTCATCCTGAAGATTGGACCATGCAAAACATCAATATCATCAGAAATCAAATTAAAAAGTTAGGTATTAGTTATAATTGGGACAGAGAAGTTATAACATGTAAGGAAGATTACTACAAATGGACACAATGGATTTTTTTACAATTGTATAAAAATGGGTTAGCCTACAAGAAAAAAGCACCTGTTAATTGGTGTCCAAACTGCAAAACGGTTCTTGCAAATGAACAAGTTGTTAACGGAAAATGTGAAAGATGTGGGACCGTTGTGGAAATTAAACAGTTAGAGCAATGGTATTTCAAAATAACTGACTACGCTGAAAAGTTGCTAAATGATTTAGAAAAATTGAGTGGATGGCCTGAGAATGTCAAAACAATGCAGAAAAATTGGATAGGTAAAAGTGTGGGAGCAGAAGTAGAATTTAAGCTTGATAATGGCAAAGGAAGCTTGAGAGTTTTTACTACCAGACCTGACACCTTGTGGGGAGTTACCTTTATGGCATTGGCTCCCGAATCCCCTCTTGTAGAGGAATTAACAACTCCAGAATATAGTGAAAAAGTCAATCGATTTTTGCAAAAAATGAGCTTGCAAGATAGGTTTAAAAGAACCGCTGAAGGAGCTGAAAAGGAAGGAGTTTTCACTGGAAGTTACGCGATAAATCCTGTGAATGGAGAAAAGATCCCTGTTTACGTAGCGAATTATATCTTGTACGAATACGGTACTGGAGCAATTATGGCTGTTCCTGCACATGATCAAAGAGACTTTGAATTTGCGAAAAAATACGAACTTCCCATAAGAATTGTTATTACACCTGAAGATGACACGTTAACTGAAGAAATTCTAGAAAAAGCCTACGTTGGTGAAGGAATTTTGGTAAATTCTGGAGAATTTACAGGTTTAAACAACCAAACAGCAATTAAGAAAATCTCTCAGTGGTTAGAAGATAAAAATATCGGAAAAGTTGTCACCCAGTACAAATTGAGAGATTGGCTTATATCAAGGCAAAGGTATTGGGGAGCTCCGATTCCTATCGTATATTGTGAAAAATGTGGGGTTGTTCCTGTGCCTGAAAATGATTTGCCCGTAAAACTTCCTAGGGATGTTGAATTTGAACCAACCGGTAAAAGTCCTTTGATCGATCATCCCGATTTTAAAGAAACAACATGTCCAAAATGTGGTGGAAAAGCTAAAAGAGAAGTTGATACAATGGATACCTTTGTGGATAGTTCGTGGTACTATATAAGATATGTGAATCCAAAGTTAGAAGACAAACCTTTCAATAAAGAGGATGTAGATAATTGGTTACCTGTAGATCAGTATATAGGCGGAGTCGAACATGCAATATTACACTTACTTTATTCAAGGTTCATAACCAAAGTATTGAAAGATCTTGGTTATATTAGCTTTGATGAGCCCTTCAAAAATCTTTTCACTCAAGGTATGATATACAGGAACGGGGCTAAGATGTCTAAATCAAAAGGTAACGTTGTGTCTCCTGAAGAAATGATCGAAAAATATGGCACTGATGCCCTAAGAACTTACATTCTTTTTATGGCTCCTCCCGAAAGGGATGCTGAATGGAATGATTCAGGTATAGAAGGAGCATACAGATTCTTAAATAGGGTTTGGAATACGTACATGAAAATACAGGATAAAATAAATCATCTTGAAAATAAGCCGAATTATCTTTTGAAAAATAAATCTGAAAAGGATTTAAGAAGAAAATTGCATCAAACTATTGAGAAAATAACGAGCGATATAGAAGGCAATTTTCAATTTAACACTGCAGTAAGTTCTCTTATGGAACTTTTGAATGAATTAACTTCTTATCTTAACAATACAGATGAAAAAGATTGGAACCTCAACTTACTAAAAGAATTTTCTGAAGATTTTGTATTGATGTTATCTCCTATTGCACCCCACATAAGCGAAGAATTATGGAAGAATTTAGGAAAAGATGATTTTATATTTAAAGCAAGTTGGCCAAAGATCGATAAAGATGCTTTAAAAGCAGAAGAAATTACTTTAGCGGTACAAATAAATGGGAAATTGAGAGCTCAGATAACGATTGATGTTAATTTCAACGAAGATGAAGTAAAAAGTTATGCCTTAGAAAATGATAAAGTTCAAAAATATATCTCTGGTAAAAAGATACAAAAGATTATTTATGTTCCAAGAAAAATTATAAACATAGTGGTCAAATAA
- a CDS encoding metal-dependent hydrolase yields MPNFKTHILSGIFGFPVFFLVFNFVYSHLFYEVYYVSTEIVISYFLFVLGSDFPDIDHQSSFINRLLRLFLIFGSVYYLFEYDFLYKEYLPFSYNLSNFILIVIGTLVGLLLGIIFNKLSKHRGLWHSFLTGAILSFLIYLLNLKYRTPINILYSLSYFVGFSLHIILDKNFKTK; encoded by the coding sequence ATGCCTAATTTTAAAACTCACATATTAAGCGGTATTTTTGGATTTCCTGTATTTTTTTTAGTGTTCAATTTTGTTTATAGCCATTTGTTTTACGAGGTTTATTATGTTTCCACTGAGATCGTGATTTCCTATTTTCTCTTTGTTCTCGGGAGTGATTTCCCCGACATCGACCACCAAAGCTCTTTCATAAACAGGTTATTGAGGTTGTTTTTAATCTTTGGAAGTGTATACTATCTCTTTGAATATGATTTCTTGTATAAAGAGTATCTACCTTTTTCTTATAACCTTTCGAATTTTATTTTGATAGTTATAGGTACTTTAGTTGGATTACTTTTAGGAATAATTTTTAACAAACTATCCAAACATAGGGGATTGTGGCATTCATTTTTAACGGGTGCTATACTCTCTTTCCTCATTTACTTACTTAATTTAAAATATAGAACCCCTATAAACATACTTTACAGTTTGAGTTACTTTGTAGGTTTCTCGTTGCATATTATTTTAGATAAAAATTTTAAAACAAAATAG
- the recJ gene encoding single-stranded-DNA-specific exonuclease RecJ gives MESKWKVFWDPKRPCYQEKEKVAKTLSKALGISDFLAKLLVSRNIETPEEGDRFLNHLDLESFDPYLMKDMSKAVEILKQIKEKQEKVAIFGDYDVDGVTATSVLYLGLKKLGYDVTSYIPSRIEEGYSLNVKAIAELKGKNYNNIITVDCGTTSIQEIDYAKSLGMKVIVTDHHLPQENLPNADAILNPKREDDEYPFKDLAGVGVTFKLLQALYKSYDNSLDPFEYIDLVAMGTIADIVSITSENRYLVKIGLNKLKTNPTKGLKYLLDELKIVDSEINSRAITFKIAPKINAAGRMSDAHAAFKLLTEKDEEKLKKAVSELLRLNSKRQSTEKEIYLYSLSLLDLYPEYKKDPVLVLSGEDWHMGVLGIVASKLSNQFNKPVLMISKNQEMGKGSGRSPQGIDLMELLLKVSERGIFEEFGGHKFAAGFSLLSKNIETLRKEINTAYKELYGDKRLTSQIDVDMEIEGIWETMFEDINRLEPFGYGNQEPVFLIRNAKLENISFFRNGSQSFSGTLNKDSLIIDVLGYDLGYKLSELTENNKKDLFTDLVGTFRIENSYNLKNSYVKFYLQDLKVNERIKQEENAKWNFASNILQDELNKIMNVEILNDNLSRSKVAMFLPSKIKNDSLLKKIQLSLKKDQKLIIVSATNSLLEHIYKIINTYFPENLLYFSNQYTLTPEHISDCRVIFVTVPKFIKNRELLDSMQAEIIIDEPFYSLFHPVVRKVSEYQQFRKYALQKPEISIFSSIYSEELKEILKRAGFKILISFSNNNFEVVREKNNILGLLKDYSNERNGKVLVLNDYERQKSLVRLLDEKLQVDENNIKLFNHSMSFREKLISREKFKNEKANFYITSFSNNGIAFEVKQFSPILIIVDVPKTDIELLDLVSTWMKKTQRTTIILAYNNRFKVKLLYEYSRKYPSFKVLKLVYDFIADGHYKVEEIEDSLLKGDKSLSETVLNVMEDAKLIKVNEEEVEILDNFNLKGLRESSNFKENILDNWILKNSINFYENLDTRELIEFLKGNSKAGARSL, from the coding sequence ATGGAAAGTAAATGGAAGGTTTTTTGGGACCCAAAGCGTCCTTGTTATCAAGAAAAAGAAAAAGTTGCAAAAACCTTATCTAAAGCTTTGGGAATTTCCGATTTTTTGGCGAAACTTTTAGTGTCTCGGAATATTGAAACACCAGAAGAGGGAGATAGGTTTTTAAATCATTTGGATTTGGAGAGTTTTGATCCTTATTTGATGAAAGATATGTCAAAAGCCGTAGAAATTCTCAAACAAATCAAAGAAAAACAGGAAAAAGTGGCGATCTTCGGCGATTACGATGTTGATGGTGTGACTGCGACTTCGGTTTTGTATCTTGGTTTAAAAAAATTGGGTTATGATGTAACTTCTTACATTCCATCTAGAATAGAAGAAGGTTATAGTCTAAACGTTAAGGCTATAGCAGAGTTAAAAGGCAAAAATTATAATAATATTATTACTGTTGATTGTGGTACAACATCCATACAAGAAATTGACTATGCAAAAAGTCTTGGAATGAAAGTTATAGTTACCGATCATCATTTACCTCAAGAAAATCTTCCAAATGCAGATGCGATATTGAACCCAAAAAGAGAAGACGATGAATATCCTTTCAAAGATCTAGCAGGGGTTGGTGTAACTTTTAAATTGCTACAAGCTCTCTACAAAAGTTACGATAATTCTTTAGATCCTTTTGAATATATAGACCTTGTGGCAATGGGTACTATTGCTGATATAGTCTCGATAACCTCAGAAAATAGATACTTGGTTAAGATAGGATTGAATAAATTAAAAACTAATCCAACGAAAGGTTTAAAATATTTACTCGATGAATTGAAGATAGTTGATTCTGAGATAAATTCACGTGCCATCACTTTTAAGATTGCTCCGAAGATAAACGCTGCGGGAAGGATGTCAGACGCACACGCGGCGTTTAAATTGTTGACCGAGAAAGATGAAGAAAAATTAAAAAAAGCGGTTTCAGAATTACTCCGGCTAAATTCAAAAAGGCAAAGTACCGAAAAGGAAATCTATTTATACTCTTTAAGTTTGTTAGATTTGTACCCGGAATATAAGAAGGATCCTGTGTTGGTGTTAAGTGGTGAAGACTGGCATATGGGAGTTCTTGGAATAGTGGCTTCCAAATTGTCAAATCAATTCAATAAACCCGTTTTGATGATATCAAAAAATCAGGAAATGGGTAAAGGATCAGGAAGAAGTCCTCAGGGCATAGATTTAATGGAGCTCCTTCTCAAAGTCAGTGAAAGAGGTATTTTTGAAGAGTTCGGTGGTCATAAGTTTGCCGCAGGTTTTTCCCTTCTTTCTAAAAATATAGAAACTTTAAGAAAGGAGATTAACACCGCTTACAAAGAGTTATACGGTGATAAAAGATTAACCTCTCAAATTGATGTGGATATGGAAATAGAAGGAATATGGGAAACGATGTTTGAAGATATAAACAGGTTAGAACCTTTTGGGTATGGTAATCAGGAGCCAGTTTTTTTAATAAGAAACGCTAAACTCGAAAACATAAGTTTCTTTCGCAATGGTTCTCAAAGTTTTTCAGGAACACTCAACAAAGATTCCTTAATCATAGATGTTTTAGGATACGATTTAGGATACAAATTAAGCGAACTAACAGAGAACAACAAAAAAGACCTATTTACAGATCTTGTCGGCACCTTTAGAATAGAGAACTCTTATAATTTAAAAAATAGTTACGTTAAATTTTACTTGCAAGATTTGAAGGTTAATGAGAGAATAAAACAAGAGGAAAATGCAAAATGGAACTTTGCATCTAATATTCTTCAGGATGAGTTGAACAAGATCATGAATGTTGAAATATTAAATGATAATTTAAGTAGAAGTAAGGTTGCAATGTTTCTTCCAAGTAAGATAAAAAATGACTCGTTACTGAAAAAAATTCAACTATCTTTGAAAAAAGATCAAAAGCTGATAATCGTTTCTGCCACAAACAGTTTATTGGAACACATATATAAGATAATAAATACTTATTTTCCAGAGAATTTATTATATTTTAGTAATCAATATACACTCACACCAGAGCATATATCTGATTGTAGAGTGATCTTTGTCACAGTACCCAAGTTTATTAAAAATCGTGAATTGCTTGATTCTATGCAAGCTGAAATTATTATCGATGAACCTTTCTATTCATTATTTCATCCGGTAGTAAGAAAAGTTTCAGAATATCAGCAATTTAGGAAATACGCTCTTCAAAAGCCTGAAATTAGTATTTTTAGTTCTATTTACAGTGAAGAATTAAAAGAAATTTTAAAACGAGCAGGATTTAAAATTCTTATATCTTTCTCTAATAATAATTTTGAAGTGGTGAGGGAAAAAAACAATATTTTGGGGCTTTTGAAGGATTACTCAAATGAAAGAAATGGAAAAGTATTGGTTTTGAATGATTATGAGAGGCAAAAGTCTTTAGTAAGACTGCTAGATGAGAAATTACAAGTTGACGAGAACAATATAAAACTCTTCAACCATTCAATGAGTTTTAGAGAAAAACTTATTTCCAGAGAAAAATTTAAAAATGAGAAAGCTAATTTTTATATAACCTCTTTTTCTAACAACGGTATAGCTTTTGAAGTTAAGCAGTTCTCTCCAATTTTGATAATTGTGGATGTTCCAAAGACGGACATTGAGCTTTTGGACTTGGTTTCTACATGGATGAAAAAAACTCAAAGAACAACTATCATATTGGCTTACAATAATCGGTTCAAAGTTAAATTACTTTACGAATATTCAAGAAAGTATCCATCTTTCAAGGTGTTAAAACTTGTCTACGATTTTATAGCCGACGGTCATTACAAAGTAGAAGAGATAGAAGATTCTCTTTTGAAGGGTGATAAATCGTTATCAGAAACTGTTTTAAACGTGATGGAAGATGCAAAGTTGATAAAGGTAAATGAGGAAGAAGTGGAGATATTGGATAATTTTAATCTAAAAGGTTTACGTGAAAGCTCTAATTTCAAAGAAAATATATTAGATAATTGGATATTAAAAAATTCTATCAATTTCTATGAAAATTTAGATACAAGAGAATTAATTGAATTCTTGAAAGGCAATTCCAAAGCAGGAGCAAGAAGTTTATAA
- a CDS encoding sigma-70 family RNA polymerase sigma factor, which yields MSRHIYRLRGMNLDKLIELAQIGDNQALGIILEKFEPMVKSIVGKYYGTWLEFEDFLQIGLVGLIQAVYNFRKDANAKFSSFAYMNISSEIKSFVTYLNRNKHKVLTEAVSMENTDDEFTENADYYIESVDTEKKDFLKEYFLSKSLEQLECNERGIVELWIDGYSYQEIGDKMKINTKKVDNTIQKIKKVFARNIDEYNNIVEMFGGKYEI from the coding sequence ATGAGTAGGCATATCTATAGGCTAAGGGGAATGAATCTGGATAAACTTATAGAACTTGCACAAATAGGGGACAACCAAGCCCTAGGCATAATTCTTGAAAAGTTTGAACCTATGGTGAAATCTATTGTTGGGAAATATTATGGAACATGGTTGGAATTCGAAGACTTTTTACAAATAGGTTTGGTGGGTTTAATTCAAGCGGTATATAATTTCAGAAAAGATGCAAACGCTAAATTTTCAAGTTTTGCCTATATGAATATCTCTTCGGAGATCAAGTCTTTTGTCACCTACTTGAATAGAAATAAACATAAAGTTTTAACAGAAGCTGTAAGTATGGAAAACACGGACGACGAATTTACAGAAAACGCCGATTATTATATAGAAAGTGTTGATACTGAAAAGAAGGATTTTCTCAAGGAATATTTTTTATCAAAGAGTCTTGAACAACTCGAATGCAACGAAAGGGGAATTGTTGAATTATGGATAGATGGATACTCATATCAAGAAATAGGTGATAAAATGAAAATAAATACAAAAAAAGTAGATAATACCATCCAAAAGATAAAAAAAGTTTTTGCAAGAAATATAGATGAATACAATAATATAGTGGAGATGTTTGGAGGGAAGTATGAGATTTAA
- a CDS encoding RuvX/YqgF family protein: protein MGTIKNLKIYGIDYGTRKCGIAFLKQDINIPLPKETIPSEELLEYLVSLDLNHDDLIVFGLPISMSGRYSKQSFLSIDEAIKIKERIGCKIYFVDERLTTSSLYSEVKGQVSYKKVKRTKDQNSSVLILSNFIQSPGNAIALEVREVYNLKKDFSNYKDILIWDVQVNKEFENVSIFAKDPWIFWHYYKKGFESTTLISDLKDYYDLIITTKENREKIQVNINCNELMCL, encoded by the coding sequence ATGGGAACTATTAAGAACTTAAAAATATATGGAATCGATTATGGAACAAGAAAGTGCGGTATAGCTTTTTTAAAACAAGATATAAATATTCCATTACCAAAAGAGACGATACCGTCAGAAGAACTGTTAGAATATTTGGTTTCGTTGGATTTAAACCATGACGATTTAATCGTGTTTGGATTACCAATTTCCATGTCTGGGAGATATTCAAAACAGAGTTTTTTAAGTATAGATGAAGCTATAAAGATAAAAGAAAGAATAGGATGCAAAATTTACTTTGTGGATGAAAGATTGACCACTTCCTCTTTGTACAGTGAGGTTAAAGGACAAGTGAGCTATAAAAAAGTAAAAAGGACCAAAGATCAAAATAGTAGTGTACTCATTCTATCCAATTTTATTCAAAGCCCAGGAAACGCCATTGCCTTGGAAGTAAGAGAGGTATATAATCTAAAAAAAGATTTTTCAAATTACAAAGATATTTTGATCTGGGATGTTCAGGTTAATAAGGAGTTTGAAAATGTTTCTATCTTTGCAAAAGATCCTTGGATATTTTGGCACTACTACAAAAAAGGATTCGAAAGTACCACTTTGATATCAGACCTAAAAGATTATTATGATTTAATTATAACAACTAAAGAAAACAGAGAAAAAATTCAAGTAAATATTAATTGTAATGAATTGATGTGCCTGTAG
- the tsaB gene encoding tRNA (adenosine(37)-N6)-threonylcarbamoyltransferase complex dimerization subunit type 1 TsaB — protein sequence MNFLVISTTLKNIFVVLKDEKNNIYTRTLTENKSGNYLANAIKEVAEESKTNIKNIDEFGIDIGPGSFTGIRVAISTLQGLLIDNPEKEVYTFFSSDVLYRSTVNNNPDLKKEKLAVLKRARENAAYASIYENGKRIFGPQMVFEEFLRDSLNNCILINEEAEYFKNKYKLENEVFYSNIDEKSLIEEVIKGKRVKVKNLEPLYLQKPLAVENLEREKTK from the coding sequence TTGAATTTTTTAGTAATTTCAACTACTCTAAAAAATATATTCGTTGTATTAAAAGATGAAAAGAATAATATTTATACAAGGACTTTGACTGAGAATAAATCCGGTAATTACCTCGCTAACGCGATCAAAGAAGTAGCAGAAGAATCAAAAACAAATATAAAAAACATAGATGAATTTGGCATAGATATAGGGCCCGGATCGTTCACCGGGATCAGAGTAGCTATTTCTACTTTACAAGGGCTTTTAATAGATAACCCAGAAAAAGAAGTTTATACCTTTTTCTCTTCTGATGTCTTGTACCGTTCCACCGTGAATAACAACCCCGATCTTAAGAAAGAAAAGTTGGCTGTCTTGAAAAGAGCCCGAGAAAATGCCGCATATGCATCTATATACGAAAATGGGAAAAGAATCTTTGGTCCTCAAATGGTCTTTGAAGAGTTTTTAAGAGATTCTTTGAACAATTGTATTTTAATAAATGAAGAAGCAGAATATTTTAAAAACAAATACAAACTGGAAAATGAAGTATTTTATTCGAACATTGATGAAAAGTCTCTAATTGAAGAAGTTATCAAAGGAAAGAGAGTAAAAGTAAAAAACTTGGAACCTCTTTATCTTCAAAAACCTTTAGCCGTTGAAAATTTAGAAAGGGAAAAAACAAAATAG